In Streptococcus parasuis, the following proteins share a genomic window:
- a CDS encoding YdcP family protein: protein MMRLANGIVLDKDTTFGELKFSALRREVRIQNEDGSVSDEIKERTYDLKSKGQGRMIQVSIPASVPLKEFDYNARVELINPIADTVATATYQGADVDWYIKADDIVLTKDSSSFKAQPQAKKEPTQDK, encoded by the coding sequence ATGATGAGATTAGCAAATGGCATTGTATTAGATAAAGACACGACTTTTGGAGAATTGAAATTCTCTGCTCTACGTCGTGAAGTGAGAATCCAAAATGAAGACGGGTCGGTTTCAGATGAAATCAAGGAACGTACCTATGACTTAAAATCCAAAGGACAAGGACGCATGATTCAAGTAAGTATTCCTGCCAGCGTGCCTTTGAAAGAGTTTGATTATAACGCACGGGTGGAACTTATCAATCCCATTGCGGACACCGTTGCTACTGCCACCTATCAAGGAGCAGATGTTGACTGGTATATCAAGGCAGACGATATTGTGCTGACAAAGGATTCTAGTTCATTCAAAGCTCAACCACAAGCAAAGAAAGAACCGACACAAGACAAATAG
- a CDS encoding YdcP family protein, producing the protein MELKFVIPNMEKTFGNLEFAGEDKVVQRRINGRLTVLSRSYNLYSDVQRADDIVVVLPAEAGEKHFGFEERVKLVNPRITAEGYKIGTRGFTNYLLHADDMIKE; encoded by the coding sequence ATGGAACTTAAATTTGTGATTCCCAACATGGAAAAAACATTCGGCAATTTAGAATTTGCTGGCGAGGATAAAGTCGTTCAGCGAAGAATCAACGGACGGCTAACTGTCTTATCAAGAAGCTATAATCTCTATTCTGATGTTCAAAGAGCAGATGATATTGTGGTGGTGCTTCCTGCTGAAGCTGGCGAAAAACATTTCGGCTTTGAGGAACGTGTGAAGTTAGTCAATCCACGTATTACCGCAGAGGGCTACAAAATCGGCACTCGTGGTTTTACAAATTACCTTTTACATGCTGACGACATGATAAAAGAATAA
- a CDS encoding MATE family efflux transporter yields the protein MNKKICKELISIAFPAMGESLLQMLMGMVDSYLVASLGIVALSGVSIANNLLAVYQAVFIALAAAVSSQLAHVLGKEKGMQITAIVTDSVKLTVYVGVFLGILAVILGPTLLTSLGAEREVAQLGGLYLILVGGSILLLGLMTCLGGILRTLGQPRYPMYISIFSNLLNAVFSAIAVFVLHTGVAGVAFGTILSRIVGCGLLWSRLSISIKPSTWSVDKELVRLALPAIGERLMMRAGDVVIVGMITGLGTAVVAGNAIGETITQFNYMPTLGISVATLIMTAKSRQDSLAVQRIYRIGLGLSLIFMFVIGGISYLAGPFLISLFTMDVQVAQASQTVLLYSVLGVPFTAAALVFTGLWQGMGNARLPFYATGIGMWVVRIGLAYFLIKNYQLGLPSIWLATIVDNAFRASLLYVRFRYSTG from the coding sequence ATGAACAAAAAGATTTGCAAAGAACTAATATCAATTGCCTTTCCTGCAATGGGCGAAAGCCTTCTTCAAATGTTGATGGGGATGGTGGATTCCTATTTGGTCGCCAGTCTTGGAATCGTAGCTTTATCTGGCGTATCGATTGCGAATAATCTATTAGCCGTCTATCAGGCGGTTTTTATTGCGTTAGCTGCAGCCGTTTCATCCCAATTGGCCCATGTTTTAGGAAAAGAGAAAGGAATGCAGATTACTGCCATTGTCACCGATAGTGTCAAGCTGACTGTTTATGTAGGTGTATTTCTGGGTATTTTAGCGGTTATACTAGGTCCAACATTGCTGACTAGCTTGGGGGCAGAACGTGAGGTAGCTCAACTTGGTGGTCTCTATTTGATCTTGGTCGGGGGTAGTATTTTGTTACTGGGACTTATGACCTGTTTGGGTGGAATTCTGAGAACTCTTGGTCAACCTCGTTATCCAATGTATATTAGTATATTTTCAAATCTCCTAAATGCCGTATTTTCGGCCATTGCAGTTTTTGTACTCCATACAGGGGTTGCCGGAGTTGCTTTTGGAACGATATTGTCAAGAATAGTCGGGTGCGGTCTACTTTGGTCACGCCTATCGATCTCTATTAAACCAAGTACTTGGTCTGTTGATAAAGAGTTAGTTAGGCTTGCTCTACCTGCTATTGGCGAACGGTTGATGATGAGAGCAGGTGATGTAGTCATTGTTGGAATGATTACTGGTTTGGGAACGGCTGTTGTTGCTGGAAATGCAATTGGAGAAACCATTACTCAATTTAACTATATGCCCACCTTAGGAATCTCAGTAGCAACGCTTATTATGACTGCAAAGAGTAGGCAAGATTCGTTAGCTGTTCAACGGATTTATCGAATTGGTCTTGGACTCTCGCTGATTTTTATGTTCGTGATAGGAGGCATTAGTTACTTAGCAGGACCTTTTCTAATTAGTCTTTTCACGATGGATGTTCAAGTGGCACAAGCTAGTCAGACAGTCTTGCTCTATTCTGTCCTTGGGGTACCTTTTACAGCAGCAGCTCTTGTCTTTACAGGACTTTGGCAAGGTATGGGCAATGCTCGACTACCTTTTTATGCGACTGGTATAGGCATGTGGGTGGTGCGAATAGGTCTAGCATATTTTCTAATAAAAAATTATCAATTGGGCTTGCCTAGTATTTGGCTTGCAACGATAGTAGATAATGCCTTTCGAGCAAGTTTGTTATATGTTCGCTTCCGATACTCCACAGGATGA
- a CDS encoding ABC transporter permease, protein MSKDKKKQEQSASTPPGGFRVIVREFTKDKLALASFFILVTVLLAVFIGALVLDQEQVMKVNLLGRYLEPGVDGHILGTDEGGKDIFGQLIIGARNSIVIGFTITIITSIVGISIGLISGYYGGRLDGFLMRIVDFIMILPVTMLIIVFVTVIKDYTIYHFILIMSAFYWTAKARLFRTRTLSEASLDYVNASKTLGTSDFMIMFREILPNLSSLIIVNLTLNFAGNIGIETSLTYLGFGLPSTVPSLGTLIANARNADILENKTWIWLPAAIFILVMMLCINYVGQAFQRAADARQRLG, encoded by the coding sequence GTGAGTAAAGATAAGAAAAAACAAGAACAATCAGCTTCAACTCCTCCGGGTGGTTTCCGTGTCATTGTCCGAGAGTTTACGAAGGATAAGCTTGCATTAGCTTCATTCTTTATCTTGGTCACAGTTCTATTGGCAGTCTTTATTGGTGCCTTAGTATTGGATCAGGAACAAGTTATGAAAGTAAATCTATTAGGACGCTACTTGGAACCAGGGGTTGATGGACATATTTTAGGAACCGATGAAGGCGGTAAGGACATTTTTGGTCAGTTAATCATCGGAGCACGCAATTCAATTGTAATAGGTTTTACTATAACAATCATTACTAGTATAGTAGGTATCTCAATCGGTCTCATTTCGGGTTATTATGGAGGTCGTTTGGATGGCTTCTTAATGCGTATAGTAGACTTTATCATGATTTTACCAGTTACAATGCTTATTATTGTATTCGTAACTGTAATCAAAGATTATACTATTTATCATTTCATTTTAATAATGAGTGCATTCTACTGGACAGCTAAGGCTCGTCTCTTCCGTACAAGGACTTTGTCAGAGGCAAGTTTGGATTATGTAAATGCATCTAAAACATTGGGAACAAGCGACTTCATGATTATGTTCCGTGAAATTTTGCCAAACTTAAGTTCATTGATTATCGTCAACCTGACCTTGAACTTTGCTGGGAATATCGGTATTGAGACTTCATTGACTTATCTTGGTTTCGGTCTACCATCGACAGTACCAAGTTTGGGGACCTTGATTGCCAATGCTCGTAATGCAGATATTTTAGAGAATAAGACATGGATTTGGCTACCAGCAGCTATATTCATCCTTGTGATGATGCTCTGTATCAACTATGTCGGTCAAGCTTTCCAACGTGCAGCTGATGCTAGACAACGTTTAGGATAA
- the opp4B gene encoding oligopeptide ABC transporter permease, which translates to MWKTILRRLLMMIPQIIILSVIAFFVAKMMPGDPFTGMIDPNIDPAIIEQKRIAAGYYDPIHIQYFRWVGNLLQGDFGQSILFKQPVIDVIMQRLNNTIWLSLLTMVLTYLIALPLGMIAGRYQNSLADKIIGVYNFLTFSTPIFVFAILMLWMFGFSLGWFPTRGSIGGGVEGFAAILSRLHHMILPAITMAILSTTVTIQYLRTGIIDAKSQDYVRTARAKGVPERVVYNRHIFRNSILPIASFLGYELTGLIGGSIFIENIFTYPGIGQLFFNSISSRDYSVILALLLIFGMGTLLGTLISDIIMSIVDPRIRVK; encoded by the coding sequence ATGTGGAAAACAATATTACGTCGTTTGCTCATGATGATTCCGCAAATTATTATTTTGAGTGTCATTGCTTTCTTTGTTGCTAAGATGATGCCAGGTGATCCGTTTACAGGTATGATTGATCCAAACATTGACCCTGCAATTATTGAACAAAAACGTATCGCAGCGGGGTATTATGATCCAATCCATATTCAGTATTTCCGTTGGGTTGGTAATTTATTGCAAGGTGATTTTGGTCAAAGTATCCTATTTAAACAACCTGTTATTGATGTGATTATGCAACGTTTGAATAACACAATTTGGTTGTCGCTTTTAACCATGGTATTGACCTATCTTATTGCACTCCCGTTGGGGATGATAGCGGGTCGTTATCAAAACTCATTGGCAGATAAAATTATTGGTGTATATAACTTCTTGACTTTCTCTACTCCAATCTTTGTATTTGCGATTCTTATGCTATGGATGTTTGGTTTTAGTCTAGGATGGTTCCCAACCCGGGGATCTATTGGAGGTGGCGTAGAAGGATTCGCAGCTATATTGAGTCGCCTGCACCATATGATTCTCCCTGCAATTACGATGGCTATTCTGTCGACGACGGTCACAATTCAATATCTCCGTACAGGAATTATTGATGCAAAAAGTCAAGATTATGTACGTACAGCGCGAGCTAAAGGGGTTCCAGAGAGAGTGGTTTATAACCGACATATTTTCCGTAACTCCATTCTGCCGATTGCGTCATTCTTAGGCTATGAATTGACTGGTTTAATCGGGGGTTCAATCTTTATCGAAAATATTTTTACCTATCCAGGTATTGGTCAATTGTTCTTCAATTCTATCTCAAGCCGTGACTATAGTGTCATCTTGGCTCTCTTGTTAATTTTTGGTATGGGTACCTTGCTGGGGACATTGATTTCAGATATTATCATGAGTATTGTAGACCCACGTATCCGTGTGAAATAG
- a CDS encoding ATP-binding cassette domain-containing protein has protein sequence MGFIEVKDLKVHYPIRSGFFNRVTDYVYAVDGINIEFDEGKTYGLVGESGSGKSTIGKAIIGLERATSGQIFYEGKDVTNKSRGKKGNFNRDVQMIFQDSLSSFNPKKRILDIIAEPIRNFDRLSPDEEKRKVLQLLDTIGLNEEALIKYPHEFSGGQRQRIGVARALASNPRLIIADEPVSALDLSVQAQVLNYMKRIQDEFKLSYLFISHDLGVVQHMCDELFIMYRGRFVETGNKSDIYTNPQHIYTKRLLSAIPSIDPVNRLKNKEKRLAAEKEYQEMQGHYYDENGRVYDLKAFSATHQVALPEGGKN, from the coding sequence GTGGGATTTATTGAAGTAAAAGATTTGAAAGTCCATTATCCAATTCGTAGTGGCTTCTTCAACCGTGTTACAGACTATGTTTATGCTGTAGATGGTATTAATATTGAGTTTGATGAAGGTAAAACGTATGGTTTAGTTGGTGAATCAGGATCAGGAAAATCAACCATTGGTAAGGCAATTATTGGTTTGGAACGTGCGACCTCAGGTCAGATTTTCTATGAAGGAAAAGATGTAACGAATAAGTCTCGTGGTAAGAAAGGCAACTTTAACCGCGATGTTCAAATGATTTTCCAAGATTCACTTTCTAGTTTTAATCCTAAAAAACGTATTTTGGACATTATTGCAGAGCCAATTCGTAATTTTGATCGTCTTTCACCCGATGAAGAAAAGAGAAAAGTTCTTCAATTGTTGGACACAATTGGTTTAAATGAAGAAGCACTCATCAAATATCCTCATGAATTCTCAGGTGGTCAACGCCAACGTATTGGTGTTGCACGTGCTTTGGCAAGTAACCCTCGATTAATAATTGCAGATGAGCCTGTTTCTGCCTTGGACCTATCTGTTCAAGCGCAAGTATTGAATTATATGAAGCGCATCCAAGATGAATTCAAGCTAAGCTATTTATTTATTTCCCACGACCTTGGTGTTGTACAACACATGTGTGATGAGCTATTCATTATGTATCGCGGTCGTTTTGTTGAAACAGGAAATAAGAGTGATATCTATACGAATCCTCAACACATTTACACCAAACGATTGTTGTCTGCTATTCCGTCGATTGATCCAGTTAATCGTCTAAAGAATAAAGAAAAGCGTTTGGCTGCTGAAAAAGAATATCAAGAAATGCAAGGTCATTACTATGATGAAAACGGTCGTGTGTATGATTTAAAAGCCTTTTCGGCAACTCATCAGGTAGCCCTTCCAGAAGGAGGTAAGAACTAA